A genomic window from Sulfurospirillum multivorans DSM 12446 includes:
- the thrB gene encoding homoserine kinase — protein sequence MKIKIPATSANLGPGFDCLGLAIALYNEVCIKPSSYQSISVKGEGEENAKLKKNNIFVSIFYDIYQELAGKKDPFRFEFFNAIPFSRGLGSSSAVIVGAIASAYEMAGVKASRETILNKAILYETHPDNIAPAVFGGFTSSVVESGRVRTLKKVLGEKLKVVMVIPDRPMSTAHSRTLLPKSYPMKNVVYNLSRASLLTAALFSENWEFLRVASKDCMHEHRRMKQMKELFEVREIALRSGALMSTLSGSGSSFFNLVKAENALKVATALKNAFGMFRVEIFELDNNGFEIVKS from the coding sequence GTGAAGATAAAGATACCCGCGACCAGTGCCAATTTAGGACCCGGATTTGATTGTTTAGGTCTTGCCATCGCACTTTACAATGAAGTTTGCATTAAACCTTCAAGTTACCAAAGTATCTCTGTTAAAGGAGAGGGGGAAGAGAATGCAAAACTTAAAAAAAACAATATTTTTGTCTCTATTTTTTACGATATTTATCAAGAATTAGCGGGTAAAAAAGATCCTTTTAGGTTTGAGTTTTTTAATGCTATTCCTTTTTCAAGAGGGCTTGGAAGCAGTTCAGCCGTCATTGTTGGTGCCATCGCAAGTGCTTATGAGATGGCGGGTGTGAAAGCGAGTCGTGAGACTATTTTAAACAAAGCTATCTTATATGAAACGCATCCTGACAACATTGCCCCAGCCGTTTTTGGAGGCTTTACTAGCTCAGTGGTTGAAAGTGGAAGAGTAAGAACGCTGAAAAAAGTGCTTGGAGAGAAGCTTAAAGTGGTGATGGTGATCCCTGATCGCCCTATGTCCACCGCACATTCTAGGACACTGCTTCCTAAATCGTATCCGATGAAAAATGTGGTGTATAATCTTTCGCGCGCATCCTTGCTAACGGCAGCACTTTTTAGCGAAAATTGGGAATTTTTAAGAGTGGCATCCAAAGACTGTATGCATGAACATCGTCGCATGAAGCAGATGAAAGAACTTTTTGAAGTACGTGAGATTGCTTTAAGAAGTGGTGCATTGATGAGTACCCTCTCAGGAAGTGGCTCATCGTTTTTTAATCTCGTTAAGGCGGAAAATGCTCTAAAGGTTGCTACAGCGCTTAAAAACGCATTTGGAATGTTTAGAGTAGAAATCTTTGAATTAGATAATAACGGTTTTGAAATCGTAAAAAGCTGA
- a CDS encoding DHH family phosphoesterase — MYHQAWKRMQDANHIVIVSHVHPDGDTLGSALALYDALIRAGKKVTHYNKNSELPRVYDFLPGFSKIKNSVPKHFDLVVSCDCSTRDRLKIPLGDYEIINIDHHLTNHYFGDINLVVDHFSSAGMVVYELLKANAIEMSQACATCLYTAIADDTGFFQYGDMDEFTFSIVAQLVKDGANPKEIASKVKRRESLSKIRLYGYMLNHFDLYENGCIATIIFDKAALEATGAKREDTKNIVNMLRSIANVTIAIMILEEKEGGYKVSLRSKDINVSNVALAYQGGGHKTAAGFEVPLCDPKMLRDEIVEKIKRIDKE; from the coding sequence ATGTATCACCAAGCGTGGAAGCGTATGCAAGACGCCAATCATATTGTTATTGTCTCTCATGTACATCCCGATGGCGATACGCTAGGGAGTGCGCTCGCGTTGTATGATGCACTGATTCGTGCAGGAAAAAAAGTAACGCACTACAACAAAAACAGTGAATTGCCACGTGTGTATGATTTTTTGCCAGGTTTCTCAAAAATAAAAAATAGTGTACCAAAGCATTTTGATCTTGTGGTCAGTTGTGATTGCTCAACCCGTGATAGGCTCAAAATCCCTCTTGGTGATTATGAGATTATCAACATTGACCATCACCTTACCAATCACTATTTTGGAGACATCAACCTTGTCGTAGATCACTTCAGCAGTGCGGGTATGGTGGTTTACGAGCTTTTAAAAGCCAATGCCATTGAAATGAGCCAAGCGTGTGCAACCTGTCTTTACACGGCAATTGCAGATGATACAGGGTTTTTTCAGTATGGCGATATGGATGAATTTACGTTTAGCATTGTGGCACAACTGGTGAAAGATGGTGCCAATCCAAAAGAGATCGCTTCTAAAGTAAAGCGCAGGGAATCACTTTCAAAGATAAGACTCTATGGGTATATGCTCAACCATTTTGACCTTTATGAAAATGGGTGTATCGCGACCATTATTTTTGATAAAGCAGCCCTAGAAGCAACAGGCGCCAAAAGAGAAGATACCAAAAATATCGTCAATATGCTCAGAAGCATTGCGAATGTCACCATTGCTATTATGATATTGGAAGAGAAAGAGGGAGGCTATAAAGTCTCATTACGCAGTAAAGATATCAATGTTTCAAACGTTGCGTTGGCGTATCAAGGAGGTGGTCATAAGACTGCTGCAGGGTTTGAAGTGCCCCTCTGTGATCCCAAAATGCTTCGAGATGAAATTGTGGAAAAAATAAAAAGGATAGACAAAGAATGA
- the infB gene encoding translation initiation factor IF-2 produces MDKVRITEIAKELGMKNKEIVDKAVDLGLDVKGHSSSISTEDAEKLMNYVLSGETAQASKPSPQPKAPEIKHVEVVETPAPVVEKPKVPEVAAPKTKTLKEKELETGHTAQTIPQKEVVENAVSDVVADKVETVDKVDPTNVQKRRGLVIVKKKRPEVKEVEVEVRQSPSSFYGSRESTPSRSMESMFATSNSASELQKKKKKLKKIPAEKKSTTEKLDIALNIEMGDNRIDTEEEDMIVLPDLNVGLLVNEEAKKKKQIDPSQIRTTKKTNFVMQGIQRVGRKRRRRPAQVQESEAISAIEIPEEIRVYEFAEKINKPVSEVIKELFSLGVMFTKNDFLDKDSIEILAETFGINVTTVNDQEAFDYVKAYDDEGEASDQILVERAPVITIMGHVDHGKTSLLDYIRSAKVAAGEAGGITQHVGAYMVEKNGRNITFIDTPGHEAFTEMRSRGAKVTDIVIVVVAADDGVKPQTKEAIEHAKAANVPIIIAVNKMDKEAANPDLVKAQLAELGITPVDWGGEHEFVPVSAKTGMGIEDLLETILLQADVLELKADPSREVKATVIESSLEKGRGPVATVVVEDGTMRVGDIVVAGVAFGKVKALLDDLGRSVKEALPGEPVVVLGLSEVPGAGDTLISVKTDKIAREYAKKKAEYLRQKELSKTTKVSLDDLSAMIAEGALKTLPVIIKADVQGSLEAIKGSLEKIRNSETKVNIVSAGIGGITESDVAIASASSDCIILGFHVRPTGVVKEKAKSAGVEIKTYNIIYDLIDDVTNIVTGLMAPVIREENIGQAMVREVFPVPKLGHIAGCIVTDGTINRGVKIRVIRDGVIIYEGSVSSLKRFKEDVKEVGKGYECGVGITGYTDIKVGDYIESFKEVEEKAKL; encoded by the coding sequence ATGGATAAAGTTCGTATAACCGAAATAGCAAAAGAACTGGGCATGAAGAACAAAGAAATCGTTGACAAAGCGGTAGATCTTGGTCTTGATGTCAAAGGGCATTCAAGTTCAATTAGTACAGAAGATGCCGAAAAACTCATGAATTACGTCTTAAGCGGAGAGACAGCACAAGCAAGCAAGCCGTCCCCTCAACCTAAAGCTCCAGAGATTAAACACGTTGAAGTCGTAGAGACTCCAGCACCTGTCGTTGAAAAACCAAAAGTACCTGAAGTTGCTGCTCCTAAAACGAAGACATTAAAAGAAAAAGAGCTTGAAACGGGGCATACCGCTCAAACTATCCCTCAAAAAGAGGTGGTTGAAAACGCAGTATCAGATGTCGTCGCAGATAAAGTAGAGACCGTAGACAAAGTAGATCCAACCAATGTACAAAAGCGCAGAGGTTTGGTTATTGTCAAAAAGAAGCGACCTGAAGTTAAAGAGGTCGAAGTTGAAGTAAGACAAAGCCCATCATCATTTTATGGTTCACGCGAGAGTACCCCTTCAAGGAGTATGGAGTCTATGTTTGCTACGTCTAACAGTGCAAGCGAACTTCAGAAAAAGAAAAAGAAGCTTAAAAAAATACCTGCTGAGAAAAAATCTACAACAGAAAAATTGGATATTGCTTTAAATATTGAGATGGGAGATAACCGTATTGATACGGAAGAAGAGGATATGATTGTCCTTCCCGATCTTAATGTGGGCCTCTTGGTGAATGAAGAAGCCAAAAAGAAAAAACAGATCGATCCAAGCCAAATTAGAACCACTAAAAAAACCAATTTTGTGATGCAAGGTATTCAAAGAGTTGGGCGAAAGCGTAGACGCCGTCCAGCGCAAGTGCAAGAATCCGAAGCGATTAGTGCGATTGAAATTCCTGAAGAAATTAGGGTGTATGAGTTTGCTGAAAAGATCAATAAACCGGTGAGTGAAGTCATTAAAGAGCTTTTCTCGTTAGGTGTTATGTTTACTAAAAATGACTTTTTAGATAAAGATTCGATTGAAATTTTAGCAGAGACCTTTGGCATCAATGTGACAACGGTTAATGATCAAGAAGCGTTTGACTATGTTAAAGCGTACGATGATGAAGGCGAAGCTAGTGATCAAATTCTTGTCGAGCGTGCTCCTGTTATCACGATTATGGGTCACGTCGATCATGGTAAAACATCTCTCTTAGATTACATTAGAAGTGCCAAAGTCGCTGCCGGTGAAGCAGGTGGCATTACCCAACACGTGGGTGCTTATATGGTAGAGAAAAATGGTCGAAACATTACCTTTATCGATACCCCAGGCCATGAAGCATTTACGGAAATGCGTTCACGTGGTGCGAAAGTGACCGACATCGTTATCGTTGTTGTCGCTGCCGATGATGGTGTTAAACCTCAAACTAAAGAGGCGATTGAACATGCAAAAGCGGCCAATGTTCCTATTATTATTGCCGTCAACAAAATGGATAAAGAAGCCGCCAATCCTGATCTTGTCAAAGCGCAACTTGCAGAGCTTGGTATTACCCCTGTTGATTGGGGTGGAGAGCATGAATTTGTGCCAGTATCTGCCAAAACAGGTATGGGTATCGAAGACTTACTTGAGACTATTTTATTGCAAGCAGACGTTTTAGAGCTCAAAGCAGATCCTAGTCGTGAAGTGAAAGCAACCGTTATTGAAAGCTCCCTCGAAAAAGGGCGTGGTCCTGTCGCAACCGTTGTTGTTGAAGATGGTACGATGCGTGTGGGCGACATTGTGGTTGCTGGCGTTGCCTTTGGTAAAGTCAAAGCATTGCTCGATGATCTTGGACGTTCCGTCAAAGAAGCACTTCCTGGTGAGCCAGTCGTTGTGCTAGGGCTTAGCGAAGTTCCAGGCGCTGGTGATACATTGATTAGCGTTAAGACGGATAAAATTGCACGTGAATATGCGAAGAAAAAAGCAGAATACCTCCGTCAAAAAGAGCTCTCCAAAACGACTAAAGTAAGTTTGGATGATCTAAGTGCGATGATTGCAGAGGGTGCTTTAAAAACATTGCCTGTTATTATCAAAGCGGATGTTCAAGGAAGTCTTGAAGCCATCAAGGGCAGTTTAGAAAAAATCAGAAATTCTGAAACCAAAGTTAATATCGTTAGTGCAGGTATTGGTGGCATTACAGAGAGTGATGTCGCGATTGCGAGTGCGAGCTCAGACTGTATCATTCTAGGTTTCCATGTACGACCTACAGGTGTGGTTAAAGAGAAAGCAAAAAGTGCTGGTGTTGAAATTAAAACCTACAATATTATCTATGATTTGATTGATGATGTCACCAACATTGTGACAGGCCTCATGGCACCGGTTATTCGTGAAGAGAATATCGGTCAAGCAATGGTTAGAGAAGTCTTCCCTGTGCCAAAATTGGGACACATTGCAGGTTGTATCGTAACGGATGGAACCATTAATCGTGGTGTTAAAATCAGGGTTATTCGTGATGGCGTTATCATTTATGAAGGCAGTGTTTCATCCCTTAAACGTTTCAAAGAGGACGTTAAAGAGGTGGGCAAAGGGTATGAGTGTGGTGTAGGTATCACAGGATACACAGATATTAAAGTCGGCGATTATATCGAGAGCTTTAAAGAGGTTGAAGAAAAAGCGAAACTATGA
- the minC gene encoding septum site-determining protein MinC: protein MKVTQKNVRVFHIEIDDEASFLDYFRKNSLLLREFFLLIEGEITKNIVFVLEQSGVCYKEINQCNIRFGGIKKEAPALEEAPKKEKVLEVQPLKQMPKLKLYDRPIRSGEEIVESLPIVIFGRVNSGAKVFCEESMSIYGIIDGLVQCDGEYIVLSGMSPRGHLIFNGEIVDREMLKLNVLQKIVMRDNVLEIKEVV, encoded by the coding sequence ATGAAAGTAACGCAAAAAAACGTCAGAGTGTTTCATATTGAGATTGATGATGAAGCCTCTTTTTTAGACTATTTTAGAAAAAATAGCCTTCTTTTAAGGGAATTCTTTTTGCTTATAGAAGGTGAAATTACGAAGAATATTGTCTTTGTTTTAGAGCAAAGTGGCGTGTGTTATAAAGAGATCAATCAGTGTAACATTCGTTTTGGTGGTATTAAAAAAGAGGCACCAGCTCTTGAAGAAGCACCTAAAAAAGAGAAAGTTTTAGAAGTGCAACCACTAAAACAGATGCCAAAACTCAAGCTTTATGATCGTCCGATTCGTTCAGGCGAAGAGATTGTTGAGAGTTTACCGATTGTTATTTTCGGTCGCGTTAACAGCGGTGCAAAAGTCTTTTGTGAAGAGAGTATGAGTATTTATGGTATTATTGACGGATTAGTACAGTGCGATGGCGAGTATATCGTGCTGAGTGGCATGAGCCCTAGAGGTCACCTCATTTTTAATGGCGAGATCGTGGATCGGGAGATGCTCAAACTTAATGTGCTTCAAAAAATCGTTATGCGCGATAACGTTCTTGAGATAAAGGAAGTTGTGTGA
- the nadA gene encoding quinolinate synthase NadA, with the protein MDNSKLKAEILKLKDELHVSIVAHFYQKDEVFELADFAGDSLQLAQWAAKDKNPYLLFCGVGFMGQSVKILAPEKRVLMPKIACCAMARMIDVDYFDQNVALLEKAGIAKEDILPVTYINSSADVKARIGMMGGYVCTSSNAKKIITKALESNKKILFVPDRCLGQNIAKEMGLKSCIVGDGSDPKEADILCYNGFCSVHQLFDVDDIAFYRAKYPGILIVTHPECKPDVCDLSDFVGSTSQIIEYVKKLPLDQKVAIGTEYNMIKRLRKENTYVLSSSKPECPTMNETTLQDVYNVLLSIKEGRFENEIMISEETRKWAHVALNRMFEL; encoded by the coding sequence GTGGATAATTCAAAACTCAAAGCAGAAATTTTAAAACTCAAAGACGAGTTACATGTAAGCATTGTGGCCCATTTTTATCAGAAAGATGAAGTGTTTGAACTGGCTGATTTTGCAGGAGATTCGCTTCAACTTGCTCAATGGGCAGCCAAAGATAAAAATCCTTATTTGCTCTTTTGTGGTGTGGGATTTATGGGGCAAAGTGTCAAAATTTTAGCGCCCGAAAAACGCGTTTTAATGCCTAAAATCGCCTGTTGCGCGATGGCTCGGATGATTGATGTGGATTATTTTGATCAAAACGTTGCCCTTTTAGAAAAAGCAGGCATTGCCAAAGAAGACATTTTACCCGTGACGTACATCAACTCCTCGGCAGACGTGAAAGCGCGCATTGGTATGATGGGTGGGTATGTCTGCACGAGCTCCAACGCTAAAAAAATTATCACCAAAGCACTGGAGAGCAACAAGAAAATTCTCTTTGTTCCCGATCGCTGTTTGGGACAAAACATCGCCAAAGAGATGGGGCTAAAATCATGCATCGTTGGGGACGGAAGTGATCCTAAAGAAGCGGATATTTTATGCTATAACGGTTTTTGCTCGGTGCATCAACTCTTCGATGTCGATGACATCGCGTTTTACCGTGCTAAGTATCCTGGCATCCTCATCGTCACGCATCCCGAGTGCAAGCCTGACGTGTGTGATCTCTCCGATTTTGTAGGTTCTACGAGTCAGATTATTGAGTACGTGAAAAAACTTCCACTGGATCAAAAAGTTGCGATTGGTACGGAGTACAACATGATTAAGCGTTTGCGTAAAGAGAATACCTATGTGCTCTCCTCTTCAAAACCAGAGTGTCCTACGATGAATGAAACCACACTTCAAGATGTGTACAACGTGCTTCTCAGCATCAAAGAAGGTCGATTTGAGAATGAAATCATGATTTCTGAAGAGACCCGAAAATGGGCGCATGTAGCGCTGAATCGGATGTTTGAGCTATGA
- the flhB gene encoding flagellar biosynthesis protein FlhB, producing MADDQEKTEEPSSKKIDDARKDGNVPKSQDTNAFVTLVVALVAFLALLPWIESRIVYLYFYYQSLIGTEITKEVTFQISMISFREVLFMVIPLSLAVAISGILANVMQTGFIFTTKPLIPDLSKLDPMKGLKNLFSMKKAVESIKIIIKVSVILWVCYYFLLSFTKELPTVIYFPLYDQLAWLKEKMLILIAVILLLFLVIALADLMFVRYNYFKSLRMSKQELKDEYKQMEGDPKIKAKIRQIQMQMTRKRMMQEIPQADVVITNPTHYAVAIRYNQEKEAAPKVIAKGTDYIALRIKEIAMNYNIQIVENPPLARELYKKCNIGEIIPENLYKAVAEVLAFVYKSSKKMR from the coding sequence GTGGCAGATGATCAAGAAAAGACGGAAGAGCCCAGTTCCAAGAAGATAGATGATGCCAGAAAAGATGGCAATGTTCCCAAAAGCCAAGATACCAACGCTTTTGTTACGTTAGTCGTGGCACTGGTTGCTTTTTTAGCGCTCTTACCGTGGATAGAATCACGCATCGTCTATCTTTATTTCTATTATCAATCCCTCATTGGCACCGAAATCACCAAAGAGGTAACCTTTCAAATTTCAATGATCTCTTTTCGAGAAGTTCTTTTTATGGTCATTCCTCTCTCCTTAGCCGTAGCTATTTCTGGAATTTTAGCCAATGTGATGCAAACAGGTTTTATTTTTACCACCAAACCACTGATCCCGGATCTTTCAAAACTGGATCCGATGAAAGGGCTAAAAAATCTTTTTTCGATGAAAAAAGCAGTAGAGTCGATTAAAATTATTATCAAAGTGAGTGTGATTTTATGGGTATGCTACTATTTTTTACTCTCGTTTACGAAAGAGCTTCCTACCGTTATCTATTTTCCACTTTATGATCAATTGGCGTGGCTAAAAGAGAAAATGCTTATTTTAATTGCCGTCATTTTATTGCTCTTTTTGGTTATCGCCTTAGCGGATTTGATGTTTGTTCGCTATAACTACTTTAAAAGTTTGCGGATGAGCAAGCAAGAGTTGAAAGATGAATACAAACAGATGGAAGGTGATCCGAAGATCAAAGCCAAAATCAGGCAGATTCAGATGCAGATGACGCGCAAACGCATGATGCAAGAGATTCCTCAAGCCGATGTCGTTATCACCAATCCAACGCATTATGCCGTAGCCATTCGTTACAACCAAGAAAAAGAGGCAGCGCCTAAAGTGATTGCCAAAGGGACAGATTACATAGCCCTTCGCATTAAAGAGATTGCGATGAATTATAATATTCAGATTGTTGAAAATCCTCCATTGGCAAGAGAGCTTTATAAAAAGTGCAATATTGGTGAGATCATTCCTGAAAATCTTTACAAGGCCGTTGCTGAAGTATTGGCGTTTGTCTACAAAAGCTCTAAAAAAATGCGCTAG
- the lpxC gene encoding UDP-3-O-acyl-N-acetylglucosamine deacetylase translates to MKQTTLAKAVSGVGIGLHKGEPIQIRLEPLEANSGILFYRSDIGLLVQALPQNVVNTQMATVIGNTSGYISTIEHLLSAVYAYGIDNIRVVLDGAEVPVMDGSSASFCMMLDEAGKRKLDATKQVLILKKEVEVADGKKFARVTPSLKPTYNFMIEFAHPSIGKQEYHFEFSKKNFIEEIARARTFGFMKDVQMLRARGLGLGGSLDNAVVLDETKILNPEGLRFTNEFVRHKILDAIGDLSLLGAPFLGDYTSFAGSHNLNHELTKAILRDPSNYEIRTLSVERAQEFEKVYA, encoded by the coding sequence GTGAAACAGACCACATTAGCCAAAGCTGTCAGCGGTGTTGGAATTGGGCTTCATAAAGGTGAGCCTATTCAAATACGCCTTGAGCCTCTTGAAGCCAATAGCGGTATTCTTTTTTACCGAAGTGATATTGGACTCTTGGTTCAAGCTTTGCCCCAAAATGTTGTGAATACGCAAATGGCAACGGTCATTGGCAATACAAGCGGCTATATCTCAACGATTGAACATCTTCTCTCTGCGGTATATGCGTATGGTATTGATAACATTAGAGTGGTTCTTGATGGTGCTGAAGTGCCCGTGATGGATGGCAGCAGTGCCAGTTTTTGTATGATGCTCGATGAAGCGGGAAAGCGAAAATTGGATGCAACCAAACAGGTTTTGATCCTCAAAAAAGAGGTCGAAGTCGCCGATGGCAAGAAATTTGCACGCGTGACGCCGAGTCTTAAACCTACCTATAACTTTATGATTGAATTTGCGCATCCTTCCATTGGGAAACAAGAGTATCACTTTGAATTTAGCAAGAAAAATTTTATTGAAGAGATAGCGCGAGCACGTACATTTGGCTTTATGAAAGATGTACAAATGCTACGTGCTCGCGGCCTTGGGCTTGGTGGCTCGTTGGATAACGCGGTTGTTTTGGATGAGACGAAGATTCTCAATCCTGAAGGGTTACGTTTTACCAATGAATTTGTCAGGCACAAGATTTTAGATGCGATTGGCGATTTATCACTCCTAGGAGCTCCTTTTTTAGGTGACTACACCTCCTTTGCAGGAAGTCACAACTTAAATCATGAGCTGACCAAAGCGATTTTAAGAGATCCAAGCAATTATGAAATTCGTACGCTAAGTGTTGAGAGAGCCCAAGAATTTGAGAAGGTGTACGCATAA
- the pgp6 gene encoding peptidoglycan metallopeptidase Pgp6, which yields MKKQRKSSIAAFVLGFIFLLLVGGVAFVFNSNLFEREVPQIVLPKEIEWNLKDPIKVQIADASGLRFVRASLFDGEKSIILDTKEFKSAEKMVDLNLSFPKMGFGANKKVFELNIEAVDGSKWNFFSGNSVSAKSVIKVDTKRPDVNIIGSSYKIMKGGVAAVIFKAQDEAMKSLYVETNFGKKFYPTPFYKEGYYITLVAWPTSIESFSASVIAIDRAGNLTKSHVPYFLQDKKYKTSTIALEDRFLDGKIADLIAEMAPERSSLTKLEKFKFVNEDMRKGNEANILKVTSAVPIEPISGFYLKPFYPLRNGKVVASFGDHRYYEYEKQPTSESYHLGLDLASNAQAPMQTSNDGVVVFARENGIYGNNIIISHGLGVYSLYGHCSSYMVKEGDVVKAGESIAKTGLTGLALGDHLHFGMYVQGVDVRPEEWMDEVWLKESIFNVIESAKKIMDR from the coding sequence ATGAAAAAACAGAGAAAATCATCTATAGCCGCGTTTGTGTTAGGATTTATTTTTTTACTCCTCGTGGGCGGTGTTGCGTTTGTATTTAACTCCAATTTGTTTGAAAGAGAAGTCCCACAGATCGTTCTTCCCAAAGAGATAGAGTGGAATTTAAAAGATCCGATTAAAGTTCAGATAGCCGATGCAAGCGGACTTCGTTTTGTACGTGCTTCGCTTTTTGATGGTGAAAAAAGCATTATTTTAGATACCAAAGAGTTCAAATCAGCTGAAAAAATGGTTGATTTAAACCTCTCTTTCCCAAAAATGGGCTTTGGTGCGAATAAAAAAGTATTTGAGTTAAATATCGAAGCAGTCGATGGTAGCAAATGGAATTTCTTCTCTGGCAATAGTGTCAGTGCCAAATCGGTGATTAAAGTCGATACCAAAAGACCTGATGTCAATATCATTGGAAGTTCGTATAAGATTATGAAGGGTGGTGTTGCGGCGGTGATTTTTAAAGCGCAAGATGAAGCGATGAAATCACTCTACGTTGAGACGAATTTTGGTAAGAAATTTTATCCGACACCGTTTTACAAAGAGGGTTATTACATCACGCTAGTGGCATGGCCTACAAGTATCGAAAGTTTTAGTGCTTCTGTGATTGCCATAGACCGCGCAGGAAATTTAACCAAATCCCATGTGCCGTATTTCTTACAAGATAAAAAGTACAAAACATCTACGATTGCATTGGAAGATCGCTTTTTGGATGGTAAAATTGCCGATTTGATTGCGGAGATGGCACCTGAACGCTCATCCCTTACCAAACTAGAGAAATTTAAATTTGTTAATGAAGATATGCGCAAAGGCAATGAAGCTAATATTTTAAAAGTAACCTCTGCCGTTCCAATAGAGCCTATTAGCGGATTTTATTTAAAACCTTTTTACCCGCTTCGCAATGGTAAAGTGGTTGCCAGTTTTGGTGATCACCGCTATTATGAGTATGAGAAGCAACCTACCAGTGAGTCATACCATCTAGGGCTGGATCTTGCCAGTAATGCACAAGCGCCCATGCAAACTTCAAACGATGGGGTCGTTGTCTTTGCGCGTGAAAACGGCATTTACGGCAATAACATCATTATCTCCCATGGTTTAGGTGTTTATTCACTGTATGGACACTGTTCTAGCTATATGGTCAAGGAGGGCGATGTGGTCAAAGCAGGAGAGTCCATTGCCAAAACAGGCTTAACAGGCTTAGCGTTAGGAGATCATCTTCACTTTGGTATGTATGTTCAAGGTGTGGATGTCAGACCCGAAGAGTGGATGGATGAGGTGTGGCTTAAAGAGAGCATTTTTAATGTAATAGAATCAGCAAAGAAGATTATGGATCGATGA
- the nadC gene encoding carboxylating nicotinate-nucleotide diphosphorylase — protein sequence MIKTFVKKALEEDVGRGDLFSLVGKDSFASANIICKDEGIFAGKPYVKALCKMNKLDVTFYFDDGDTLQKGDLVALIEGKSKDILRCERTILNLMQHASGIASNVAAYKKVLEGYRVKLLDTRKTRPHLRVFEKYAIRCGGGNNHRMGLDDCLMIKDTHLKTIDDLNVFIEEAREKLPFTCKIEIECEDAEFAKFAMQCGADIVMCDNMSYEAIEAVVAYKNSDFPHVLLEASGNITKENIVAYAQTGVDAISSGSLIHHAVWLDFSMKITHKTVI from the coding sequence ATGATCAAAACATTTGTCAAAAAAGCACTTGAAGAGGATGTCGGCAGAGGAGATCTTTTTTCATTGGTCGGCAAAGACAGTTTCGCGAGTGCCAATATCATCTGTAAAGATGAGGGGATTTTTGCAGGAAAGCCTTACGTTAAAGCGCTGTGCAAGATGAATAAACTGGATGTTACCTTCTACTTTGACGATGGCGATACACTTCAAAAAGGTGATTTGGTAGCCTTAATCGAAGGCAAATCTAAAGATATTTTGCGGTGTGAACGAACAATTTTAAATCTTATGCAACACGCCAGTGGCATTGCAAGCAATGTTGCGGCGTATAAAAAAGTACTGGAAGGTTACCGTGTCAAACTGCTGGATACTAGGAAAACCAGACCGCATTTGCGCGTGTTTGAAAAATATGCCATTCGTTGTGGTGGCGGTAATAACCACCGAATGGGCTTGGATGATTGCTTGATGATTAAAGATACCCATCTGAAAACCATCGACGATCTGAATGTTTTTATTGAAGAAGCCAGAGAGAAACTTCCCTTTACATGTAAGATTGAAATTGAGTGTGAAGACGCGGAGTTTGCGAAGTTTGCGATGCAATGTGGCGCCGATATTGTAATGTGTGACAATATGTCGTATGAAGCGATCGAAGCCGTTGTTGCGTATAAAAACAGCGATTTCCCTCATGTACTTTTAGAAGCCAGCGGCAACATCACCAAAGAAAATATCGTAGCGTACGCTCAAACAGGCGTGGATGCGATTAGCAGTGGGAGTTTGATTCATCATGCTGTTTGGCTTGATTTTTCAATGAAAATCACCCATAAAACCGTAATCTAA
- the rbfA gene encoding 30S ribosome-binding factor RbfA, which translates to MIDKSIKIQRTQSVLRELIPEALSTLEDEMLRGVCVIDVECSRGKYDANVYLDGSVYDEKEKNYILSRLDRVQRHIQTHCMQAEGWFRCPRFTFYFDDSLERQNKMDALFAKVDEELKKGKNNDA; encoded by the coding sequence ATGATAGACAAAAGTATTAAAATCCAGAGAACCCAAAGCGTTTTAAGAGAACTTATTCCTGAGGCGCTTTCAACGTTAGAAGATGAGATGTTACGCGGGGTTTGCGTGATCGATGTTGAGTGTAGCCGTGGAAAATACGATGCGAACGTCTATTTAGATGGTTCTGTGTATGATGAAAAAGAGAAAAATTACATTCTTTCACGATTGGATCGCGTTCAGCGTCACATTCAAACCCACTGTATGCAAGCAGAAGGTTGGTTTCGCTGCCCCCGTTTCACGTTTTATTTCGATGATAGCTTAGAGCGCCAAAATAAGATGGATGCTCTGTTTGCCAAGGTAGATGAAGAGCTCAAAAAAGGTAAGAATAACGATGCTTGA